From Bifidobacterium sp. ESL0790, one genomic window encodes:
- a CDS encoding CarD family transcriptional regulator — protein sequence MGYKVGDVVVYPRHGAARVVAYTKRTVKGVTRDYLQLSVLSSDGLVIDVPVENAKKVGIRNIVDGKEVAKVFEILRTPIVDNEKMNWSRRYKLNVEKIATGEVNKIAEVVRDLAQRDVDEHGLSAGEKRMLIRARNILTSEISLSEKIEEEEAQHLLDVNLGYADATPEDAKHHTKAPEEPASQTLARLDAENKDDKKKKKK from the coding sequence ATGGGGTATAAAGTCGGCGATGTTGTCGTCTATCCGCGTCACGGTGCTGCGAGGGTGGTGGCATACACGAAACGTACCGTCAAGGGCGTCACCCGCGACTACCTGCAGCTTTCCGTGCTTTCCAGCGACGGCCTGGTCATCGACGTGCCGGTGGAGAACGCCAAGAAGGTCGGCATCCGCAACATCGTCGACGGCAAGGAGGTCGCCAAGGTCTTCGAGATCCTGCGCACCCCGATCGTCGACAACGAGAAGATGAACTGGTCGCGGCGCTACAAGCTCAACGTCGAGAAGATCGCCACCGGCGAGGTCAACAAGATCGCCGAGGTGGTGCGCGACCTGGCGCAGCGCGACGTCGACGAGCACGGTCTTTCCGCCGGTGAGAAGCGCATGCTCATCCGCGCTCGCAACATCCTCACCTCGGAGATCTCCTTGTCGGAGAAGATCGAGGAAGAGGAGGCGCAGCACCTGCTCGACGTGAACCTTGGCTATGCGGACGCGACCCCTGAGGACGCCAAGCACCATACCAAGGCGCCCGAGGAGCCCGCCAGCCAGACGCTGGCCCGTCTCGACGCCGAGAACAAGGACGACAAGAAGAAAAAGAAGAAGTAG
- a CDS encoding metal ABC transporter permease — protein sequence MNAWNTLFDPEWQSILTAPFMRNAFIAGLCIALAAGVMGYFTIARHSTFAAHALAHIGLPGATGAVLLGLPVSLGLGVFALGGALVIGALGKKASQREIATGTVLAFATGLGLFFARMSSSAAQQMQSILFGSILTITGDQVIGFAIFDVLLLAVLAVVYRPMLFSSLDEQVAQAKGVPIGLMNVLFMAIMAGVITIAVPAVGTLLIFALVVTPAATANILASSPFASMVLASVIGLVSIWGGLVLSAMFAAPPSFIIVTISTLFWAIAKGVEAVRSR from the coding sequence ATGAACGCCTGGAACACCTTGTTCGATCCGGAATGGCAGTCGATCCTGACCGCGCCCTTCATGCGCAACGCCTTCATCGCGGGCCTGTGCATCGCGCTGGCCGCCGGGGTGATGGGCTACTTCACCATCGCCCGCCACTCCACCTTCGCCGCCCATGCCCTGGCCCACATCGGCCTGCCGGGCGCCACGGGGGCCGTACTGCTCGGACTGCCGGTCTCGCTGGGGCTCGGCGTCTTCGCCCTCGGCGGCGCGCTGGTCATCGGGGCGCTGGGCAAGAAGGCCTCGCAGCGCGAGATCGCCACGGGCACCGTGCTCGCCTTCGCCACCGGCCTCGGCCTCTTCTTCGCCCGCATGTCAAGCTCGGCGGCCCAACAAATGCAGTCCATCCTCTTCGGCTCGATCCTCACCATCACCGGCGACCAGGTGATCGGCTTCGCCATCTTCGACGTGCTGCTGCTGGCGGTGCTGGCGGTGGTCTACCGGCCGATGCTCTTCAGCTCGCTCGACGAGCAGGTGGCGCAGGCCAAGGGTGTGCCGATTGGGCTGATGAACGTGCTCTTCATGGCGATCATGGCCGGCGTCATCACCATCGCCGTGCCCGCAGTGGGCACGCTGCTCATCTTCGCGCTGGTAGTCACCCCGGCGGCCACGGCCAACATCCTCGCCAGCTCGCCCTTCGCCTCGATGGTGCTGGCGAGCGTCATCGGCCTGGTGTCAATCTGGGGCGGCCTGGTGCTTTCGGCGATGTTCGCCGCTCCCCCGAGCTTCATCATCGTCACCATCTCCACGCTCTTCTGGGCCATCGCCAAGGGCGTCGAGGCGGTTCGCTCGCGCTAA
- a CDS encoding ABC transporter ATP-binding protein translates to MQPHLSGGAPGASSHATATGLKARKTAKTSGTSTGTAANRLDDHAQPALKFTDASIRRGERTIWSNGNFSIRAGSITAIVGTNGAGKTTMMKAELGLLPLASGTLEVLGGKPGSMNHAIGYVPQNYANDIDANLTAGQSVLLGLTGTRFGIHPVTRKQRDQAREAMRFVGIDDKANYRLSELSGGLRQRVAIAQALVSDPKLLMLDEPLANLDLASQRETVQVLARLNRELGMTIQVVAHDLNMLLPILDGAVYLLDGHPHYARMNEVLDADLLTHLYGTTVQVVTTPQGDMFVTPSADEPEEVEPDTHRPDEVAEFHHHHHSHAGPASDAKHDMATTVDAKENQEARR, encoded by the coding sequence ATGCAACCACATCTTTCAGGCGGAGCGCCAGGCGCGAGCAGCCACGCCACGGCGACCGGCCTCAAAGCCCGCAAAACCGCCAAAACGAGCGGAACCAGCACCGGCACCGCGGCGAACCGCCTCGACGACCATGCCCAGCCGGCGCTGAAATTCACCGACGCCAGCATCCGCAGGGGCGAGCGCACCATCTGGAGCAACGGCAACTTCTCCATCCGCGCCGGCTCGATCACGGCGATCGTGGGCACCAACGGCGCGGGCAAGACCACGATGATGAAGGCGGAACTGGGGCTGCTGCCGTTGGCCTCGGGCACGCTTGAGGTGCTGGGCGGCAAGCCGGGCTCGATGAACCACGCCATCGGCTATGTGCCCCAGAACTACGCCAACGACATCGACGCGAACCTCACCGCCGGCCAATCCGTGCTGCTGGGGCTGACGGGCACGAGGTTCGGCATCCATCCGGTCACGCGCAAACAGCGCGACCAGGCCCGAGAGGCGATGCGCTTCGTCGGCATCGACGACAAGGCGAACTACCGGCTTTCCGAACTTTCCGGCGGACTGCGGCAACGCGTCGCGATCGCCCAGGCGCTGGTGAGCGACCCGAAGCTCTTGATGCTCGACGAGCCGCTGGCCAACCTCGACCTGGCCTCCCAGCGCGAGACCGTGCAGGTGCTCGCCCGCCTCAACCGTGAGCTTGGGATGACGATCCAGGTGGTGGCCCACGACCTCAACATGCTGCTGCCCATCCTCGACGGCGCGGTCTACCTGCTCGACGGACACCCCCATTACGCGAGGATGAACGAGGTGCTCGACGCCGACCTGCTCACCCACCTCTATGGCACGACGGTGCAGGTGGTCACCACCCCGCAGGGCGACATGTTCGTCACGCCGAGCGCCGACGAGCCGGAGGAGGTGGAACCGGACACGCACCGGCCCGACGAGGTGGCCGAGTTCCACCACCATCACCATTCCCATGCCGGACCCGCCAGCGATGCCAAGCACGATATGGCAACCACCGTAGACGCGAAAGAGAATCAGGAGGCCCGCCGATGA
- a CDS encoding zinc ABC transporter substrate-binding protein: protein MNHKSTWFRLVAFAGAACMALGLAACGGSNANDDQGKTQENAKSSGPITVVASINQWGSLAQEIGGKDVNVTSIVNTVSVDAHDFEPKTSDIAHIQKAQVVVTNGAGYDSWASKSIVKGATSVSAADAVGAGKTDNAHLWFSKDARRAMAAELADAFAKARPAKAKTFQARFKTWQGKEKKLDETMKDFADKHKDASYGATEAVVYYLMDDMGFTDKTPKGYAQAVNSEGEPAPADLQSFQRLIGKRGIDVLVNNTQESNETTKLLTDAARQSKVPIVDVTEQMPSDQKNLTEWVGSLVEKLSQAMDDDAKSGKDNARGDADNGAKESGYRLDSGNRVTSANAMLAGKR, encoded by the coding sequence ATGAATCACAAGTCCACTTGGTTCAGGCTCGTCGCCTTCGCGGGCGCGGCCTGCATGGCCCTGGGGCTCGCGGCGTGCGGCGGCTCGAACGCGAACGACGACCAGGGCAAGACGCAGGAGAACGCGAAATCCAGCGGACCGATCACGGTGGTCGCCTCGATCAACCAGTGGGGCTCCCTGGCCCAGGAGATCGGCGGCAAGGATGTCAACGTCACCTCGATCGTCAACACCGTCTCCGTCGACGCGCACGATTTCGAGCCCAAGACCAGCGACATCGCCCACATCCAGAAGGCTCAGGTCGTGGTGACCAACGGCGCGGGCTACGATTCGTGGGCCAGCAAGAGCATCGTCAAGGGCGCGACGTCCGTCTCCGCCGCCGACGCCGTGGGGGCCGGCAAAACCGACAACGCCCACCTCTGGTTCTCCAAGGACGCGCGCCGCGCCATGGCCGCCGAGCTCGCCGACGCTTTCGCCAAGGCGCGGCCCGCCAAGGCCAAGACATTCCAGGCGAGGTTCAAGACCTGGCAGGGCAAGGAGAAGAAGCTCGACGAGACCATGAAGGACTTCGCCGACAAGCACAAGGACGCCTCGTACGGGGCCACCGAGGCGGTCGTCTATTACCTCATGGACGACATGGGCTTCACCGACAAGACGCCGAAGGGCTACGCGCAGGCCGTCAACTCCGAGGGCGAACCGGCCCCCGCCGACCTGCAGTCCTTCCAGCGGCTGATCGGCAAGCGCGGCATCGACGTGCTGGTCAACAACACGCAGGAGTCCAACGAGACCACCAAGCTGCTCACCGACGCGGCCAGGCAGAGCAAGGTGCCCATCGTCGACGTCACCGAGCAGATGCCCAGCGACCAGAAAAACCTCACCGAGTGGGTGGGCTCGCTGGTCGAGAAGCTCTCGCAGGCCATGGATGACGACGCCAAAAGCGGGAAGGACAACGCCAGGGGCGACGCGGACAATGGGGCCAAGGAGTCCGGCTATCGGCTGGACTCGGGGAATCGCGTGACGTCGGCGAACGCAATGTTGGCTGGCAAGCGCTGA
- a CDS encoding bifunctional methylenetetrahydrofolate dehydrogenase/methenyltetrahydrofolate cyclohydrolase, whose translation MAQRLDGKAVAASIKEDLALRVDRLKRKGVEPGLGTILVGDDVGSRKYVAGKHRDCAEVGIQSIGIELPGDAGEADIIAAVERLNADPKCTGYIVQLPLPKGVDEQRVIEHVDPRKDADGMHPYNLGELVLHIDGRLSTPLPCTPRGVIALLGHYGIDLNGKDICVVGRGITIGRTIGLMLTARNVNATVTLCHTGTRDVAEHLRRADVVVAAAGQAGFVKPGDIKQGAVLVDVGVSRVYDEQEQRWRVKGDIDKGCYEIASAYTPNPGGVGPMTRAMLLANVVETAERAAGLGEGAE comes from the coding sequence ATGGCGCAAAGACTGGACGGCAAGGCCGTGGCCGCGTCGATCAAGGAGGACCTCGCGCTGCGGGTGGACCGACTGAAGCGCAAGGGCGTGGAGCCGGGGCTGGGCACCATCCTCGTGGGCGACGACGTCGGCTCACGCAAATACGTGGCGGGCAAGCACCGCGACTGCGCCGAGGTCGGCATCCAATCGATCGGCATCGAGCTGCCCGGCGACGCGGGGGAGGCCGACATCATCGCGGCCGTGGAGCGCCTCAACGCCGACCCCAAGTGCACCGGCTACATCGTCCAGCTTCCGCTGCCCAAGGGCGTCGACGAGCAGAGGGTCATCGAGCATGTAGACCCGCGCAAGGACGCCGACGGCATGCACCCTTACAACCTCGGCGAGCTCGTGCTGCACATCGACGGCAGGCTTTCCACGCCGCTGCCCTGCACCCCGCGCGGCGTCATCGCGCTGCTGGGGCACTATGGCATCGATCTGAACGGCAAGGACATCTGCGTGGTCGGCCGTGGCATCACCATCGGCCGCACCATCGGCCTGATGCTCACTGCCCGCAACGTCAACGCCACCGTCACCCTGTGCCACACCGGCACGCGCGACGTCGCCGAGCACCTGCGCCGGGCCGATGTCGTGGTCGCGGCGGCGGGCCAGGCCGGCTTCGTCAAGCCCGGCGACATCAAGCAGGGCGCGGTGCTGGTCGACGTCGGCGTCTCGCGCGTCTACGACGAGCAGGAGCAGCGCTGGCGCGTCAAGGGCGACATAGACAAGGGCTGCTACGAGATCGCCTCGGCTTACACGCCCAACCCGGGCGGCGTCGGTCCGATGACGAGGGCGATGCTGCTGGCCAATGTGGTCGAGACCGCCGAGCGCGCCGCGGGCCTTGGCGAGGGTGCCGAATAA
- the rpsA gene encoding 30S ribosomal protein S1, whose translation MAENNSEVTKVAINDIGTKEDFIKAVDSTIKNFDDGDLVTGTVVKVDHDEVLLDIGYKTEGVIPSRELSIKKDVHPEDVVEVGDTIEALVVTKEDKEGRLILSKKRAQYERAWGDIEKIKNDDGVVEGTVIEAVKGGLIVDIGLRGFLPASLVEMRRVRDLSPYIGQKIKAKILELDKNRNNVVLSRRQYLEETQSEVRETFMAQLKKGQIREGTVSSIVNFGAFVDLGGVDGLIHVSELSWKHIDHPSEVVKVGDKVTVEVLDVDMDRERISLSLKATQEDPWQRFARTHVPGQIVKGKVTKIVQFGVFVSVEDGIEGLVHISELANRHVDNPETVVKQGEEIFVKVIDVDLDRRRISLSLKQANDSVDPSSEDFDPALYGMPADYDEDGNYKYPEGFDPETNEWIAGYEKQREEWENQYAAAHDLWEQHKAFVAKEIEGAAESAAEDGQGPRAEKAQESATKYSSNDESEGTLAGSDQLAALREQLLNEKK comes from the coding sequence ATGGCAGAAAACAATAGCGAAGTCACCAAGGTTGCGATCAACGACATCGGCACCAAAGAGGACTTCATCAAGGCAGTCGATTCCACCATCAAGAATTTCGATGATGGTGATTTGGTCACGGGCACGGTCGTCAAGGTCGACCACGACGAAGTGCTGCTTGACATCGGCTACAAGACCGAGGGTGTGATTCCCTCCCGCGAACTTTCCATCAAGAAGGATGTCCATCCCGAGGATGTCGTCGAGGTCGGCGACACCATCGAGGCCCTTGTCGTCACCAAGGAAGACAAGGAAGGGCGTCTGATTCTGTCCAAGAAGCGTGCCCAGTATGAGCGCGCCTGGGGCGACATCGAGAAGATCAAGAACGACGACGGCGTTGTCGAAGGCACCGTCATCGAGGCTGTCAAGGGCGGCCTGATCGTCGATATCGGCCTGCGTGGCTTCCTGCCCGCATCTCTCGTCGAGATGCGTCGCGTCCGCGATCTCTCCCCGTACATCGGCCAGAAGATCAAGGCCAAGATTCTCGAGCTCGACAAGAACCGCAACAACGTGGTCCTCTCCCGTCGTCAGTACCTCGAGGAGACCCAGTCCGAGGTCCGTGAGACCTTCATGGCCCAGCTCAAGAAGGGCCAGATTCGTGAGGGCACCGTTTCCTCCATCGTCAACTTCGGCGCATTCGTCGATCTGGGCGGGGTGGACGGCCTCATCCACGTCTCCGAGCTCTCTTGGAAGCACATCGATCACCCGTCCGAGGTCGTCAAGGTCGGCGACAAGGTCACCGTCGAGGTGCTCGATGTCGATATGGACCGCGAGCGTATCTCGCTGTCCCTCAAGGCCACCCAGGAAGATCCGTGGCAGCGCTTCGCTCGCACCCACGTTCCCGGCCAGATCGTCAAGGGCAAGGTCACCAAGATCGTGCAGTTCGGTGTCTTCGTCTCCGTCGAGGACGGCATCGAAGGCCTGGTCCACATTTCCGAGCTCGCCAACCGTCACGTCGACAACCCCGAGACCGTCGTCAAGCAGGGCGAGGAGATTTTCGTCAAGGTCATCGACGTCGACCTCGATCGTCGCCGCATCTCCCTGTCGCTCAAGCAGGCCAACGACTCCGTCGATCCGTCCAGCGAGGACTTCGATCCGGCGCTCTACGGCATGCCCGCCGACTATGACGAGGATGGCAACTACAAGTACCCCGAAGGCTTCGACCCGGAGACCAACGAGTGGATCGCCGGCTACGAGAAGCAGCGCGAGGAGTGGGAGAACCAGTATGCGGCCGCCCACGACCTGTGGGAGCAGCACAAGGCGTTCGTCGCCAAGGAGATCGAAGGCGCGGCCGAGTCCGCCGCCGAGGATGGCCAGGGCCCGCGCGCCGAGAAGGCACAGGAGTCCGCCACCAAGTACTCGTCCAACGATGAGTCCGAGGGCACCCTCGCCGGTTCCGACCAGCTCGCCGCTCTGCGTGAGCAGCTTCTGAACGAGAAGAAGTGA
- the coaE gene encoding dephospho-CoA kinase (Dephospho-CoA kinase (CoaE) performs the final step in coenzyme A biosynthesis.), whose amino-acid sequence MRIGLTGGIAAGKSTVAAHLKDLGAFLIDYDQLAREVVESGGEGIRRIAEEFGPEAVEAGGSLDRAWMAAHVFSPQAAPDARRRLDDIEHPLIYRRAQELEEQIVEDNEGASSRLDDERLAKSGTIDTADTAHITDSTNATNSIDNIENSDIVHPCSAGTFSLSHVIVHDVPLLAEVIDTIPFSFDHILTVEAPEEVRIQRMIETRGMSREQAEGRICHQSSREQREAIADVVVDSTQSIEQMFERLDKLFAQWR is encoded by the coding sequence ATGCGCATTGGGTTGACAGGGGGCATCGCGGCGGGCAAAAGCACCGTCGCTGCGCATCTGAAGGACCTTGGCGCCTTCCTCATCGATTACGACCAGCTCGCCCGCGAGGTCGTCGAGTCTGGGGGTGAGGGGATCCGCCGGATTGCCGAGGAATTTGGTCCTGAAGCGGTTGAAGCCGGTGGCTCGTTGGACCGCGCATGGATGGCCGCGCATGTCTTCTCGCCGCAGGCCGCGCCAGATGCCAGGCGGCGGCTTGACGATATCGAGCATCCTCTGATTTATCGTCGTGCCCAAGAGCTTGAAGAGCAGATTGTTGAGGATAACGAAGGCGCTAGCAGTCGGTTGGATGATGAGCGTCTTGCTAAGTCTGGGACGATTGATACCGCCGATACCGCTCATATCACTGATAGCACCAATGCCACCAACTCAATTGATAACATCGAGAATTCCGATATTGTTCATCCATGTTCAGCGGGAACATTCTCTTTGAGTCATGTGATTGTCCATGACGTGCCGCTGTTGGCCGAGGTCATCGACACCATTCCGTTCAGCTTCGACCATATCCTCACCGTCGAGGCGCCCGAGGAGGTCCGCATCCAACGGATGATCGAGACCCGGGGAATGAGCCGAGAGCAGGCCGAGGGTAGGATATGCCACCAGTCCAGTCGGGAGCAGCGCGAGGCCATCGCCGACGTGGTCGTCGACTCGACACAGTCAATCGAACAAATGTTCGAGCGTCTTGATAAGCTGTTCGCACAATGGCGGTGA
- the uvrB gene encoding excinuclease ABC subunit UvrB has protein sequence MGFNIERTHHPFEVKAPYKPSGDQPEAIDEIARRINNGENDVVLMGATGTGKTATTAWLIEKLQRPTLILEPNKTLAAQLCAEFRELMPDNAVSYFVSYYDYYQPEAYIPQTDTYIEKDSNINDDVERLRHAATANLLTRDDCVVVATVSCIYGLGTPEEYAGRMLFLHEGDQIDRDALLRKFVAMQYKRNDIAFTRGTFRVRGDTVEIIPVYEELAIRIEFFGDEIDRISTLHPLTGDVIAHESQVHIFPASHYIAGPERTEHALKTIKEELIDRTAELRKQGKELEAQRLEMRTNYDLEMIQQVGFCSGIENYSRHFDQRKPGSPPHTLLDFFPDDFLLVIDESHVTVPQIGGMYEGDASRKRTLVENGFRLPSAMDNRPLKWPEFLDRVGQTVYLSATPGDYELGLSDGVVEQVIRPTGLLDPKVEVRPVKGQIDDLLGEIKDRVAKHERVLVTTLTKKMAEDLTDYLLERDIKVEYLHSDVDTLRRVELLRELREGKIDVIVGINLLREGLDLPEVSLVAILDADKEGFLRSHRSLIQTIGRAARNVSGTVIMYADEITEAMETAISETNRRREKQIAYNKEHGIDPKPLVKKISDVTDMLAKEDVDTETLLAGGYRDEKRAGSDKRIALTSLDEADLQKNHDAIVKAGLPAQDLADLIRQMSDQMHTAAEQLQFELAARLRDEIRDLKKELRQITEAQK, from the coding sequence ATGGGGTTCAATATCGAGCGCACGCATCACCCGTTTGAGGTGAAGGCTCCCTACAAGCCGTCGGGTGATCAGCCGGAGGCGATCGACGAGATCGCCAGACGCATCAACAACGGCGAGAACGACGTCGTGCTCATGGGTGCCACCGGCACTGGCAAAACGGCCACCACCGCATGGCTCATCGAGAAGCTGCAACGCCCCACATTGATTCTCGAGCCCAACAAGACCTTGGCCGCGCAGCTGTGCGCCGAGTTCCGTGAGCTCATGCCCGACAACGCCGTGAGCTACTTCGTCTCTTATTACGATTACTACCAACCCGAGGCCTACATTCCCCAGACCGACACTTACATCGAGAAGGATTCGAACATCAACGACGACGTGGAGCGCCTGCGCCACGCCGCCACAGCGAACCTGCTCACGCGCGACGACTGCGTGGTGGTGGCCACCGTTTCCTGCATCTACGGCTTGGGCACCCCGGAGGAATACGCCGGCCGCATGCTCTTTTTGCATGAGGGCGACCAGATCGACCGCGACGCACTGCTGCGCAAATTCGTCGCGATGCAGTACAAGCGCAACGACATCGCCTTCACCCGCGGCACTTTCCGCGTGCGCGGCGACACCGTCGAGATCATTCCTGTCTACGAGGAGCTGGCCATCCGCATCGAGTTCTTCGGCGACGAGATCGACCGCATCTCCACCCTGCACCCGCTCACCGGCGATGTCATCGCCCACGAGTCTCAGGTCCATATCTTCCCGGCCTCGCACTATATCGCCGGCCCGGAGCGCACCGAGCACGCGTTGAAGACCATCAAAGAGGAGCTCATCGACCGCACGGCCGAGCTGCGCAAGCAGGGCAAGGAGCTGGAGGCGCAGCGCCTCGAGATGCGCACCAACTACGACCTCGAGATGATTCAGCAGGTCGGCTTCTGCTCAGGCATCGAGAACTATTCCCGCCACTTCGACCAGCGCAAGCCCGGCAGCCCGCCGCATACCTTGCTTGATTTCTTCCCCGACGACTTCCTGCTGGTCATCGACGAGTCACACGTCACCGTCCCACAAATTGGCGGCATGTACGAGGGCGATGCCAGCCGTAAGCGCACGCTGGTGGAGAACGGGTTCCGCCTGCCCTCGGCGATGGATAACCGACCCCTGAAATGGCCGGAGTTCCTCGACCGTGTAGGCCAAACGGTCTACCTGTCGGCCACTCCGGGCGACTATGAGCTCGGACTGTCCGACGGCGTGGTGGAACAGGTCATCAGGCCCACCGGTCTACTTGATCCGAAGGTTGAGGTGCGCCCGGTCAAAGGTCAGATCGATGACCTACTTGGCGAGATCAAGGACCGCGTGGCTAAGCACGAGCGTGTGCTGGTCACGACCCTGACCAAGAAGATGGCCGAGGATCTGACCGACTATCTGCTCGAGCGCGACATCAAGGTGGAATACCTGCATTCCGACGTCGACACGCTTCGCCGTGTGGAGCTGTTGCGTGAGCTGCGTGAGGGCAAGATCGACGTCATCGTCGGCATCAACCTGCTGCGCGAGGGCCTCGATTTGCCCGAAGTCTCCTTGGTGGCGATTCTCGATGCCGATAAGGAAGGTTTCCTGCGTTCGCATCGTTCGTTGATTCAGACCATCGGCCGTGCCGCACGTAATGTGTCGGGCACCGTCATCATGTACGCCGACGAGATCACCGAGGCGATGGAGACCGCCATCAGCGAGACCAACCGCCGCCGCGAGAAGCAGATCGCCTACAACAAGGAGCATGGCATCGACCCGAAGCCGCTGGTCAAGAAGATCAGCGACGTCACCGACATGCTGGCCAAGGAGGACGTCGATACCGAGACGCTCTTGGCCGGAGGTTACCGCGACGAGAAGCGCGCCGGCAGCGACAAGCGCATCGCCCTCACCAGCTTGGACGAGGCGGATCTGCAGAAGAACCATGACGCCATCGTCAAGGCCGGCCTGCCCGCCCAAGACCTGGCCGACCTCATCCGCCAGATGAGCGACCAGATGCACACCGCCGCCGAGCAGCTCCAGTTCGAGCTGGCGGCCCGTCTGCGCGACGAGATCCGCGACCTCAAAAAGGAGCTCCGCCAGATCACCGAGGCCCAGAAGTAG
- a CDS encoding TerC family protein has translation MAETPLAFMIATYVVLAIFFIVDLFVIGRKPHVPSTKECVQHIAFFVVAALIFGGLVWWVSGSQPALEFYSGWLTEYSLSIDNLFVFVIIMTNFAVPRKLQKYVLSVGITIALILRGLFILVGAAVIQRFTWVFFIFGAFLIYTAVKLVAGDDDDEEYHENAIIRALRKVVKITDHYDGEKLRTTIDGKKFFTPMLIVFLTIGTTDVMFAFDSIPAIFGLTKDPFIVFTSNVFALLGLQQLYFLLGALLDKLEYLPYGLAVVLGFIGVKLVMEALHGNSLPFINHGQPIHQVPEIPTWVSLAVIIVAIGTAALASVLKMRSDAAKAK, from the coding sequence ATGGCCGAAACACCCCTTGCGTTCATGATCGCCACCTATGTGGTGCTCGCGATTTTCTTCATCGTCGACCTCTTCGTCATCGGGCGTAAGCCACATGTGCCCAGCACCAAGGAATGCGTGCAGCACATCGCCTTCTTCGTCGTCGCGGCCCTGATTTTCGGCGGCTTGGTATGGTGGGTGTCCGGCTCGCAGCCGGCCCTCGAGTTCTATTCCGGCTGGCTCACCGAATATTCGCTGAGCATCGACAACCTGTTCGTCTTCGTCATCATCATGACCAACTTCGCCGTGCCCCGCAAGCTGCAGAAATACGTGCTGAGCGTCGGCATCACCATCGCGCTCATCCTTCGCGGCCTCTTCATCCTGGTCGGCGCGGCGGTCATCCAGCGTTTCACCTGGGTCTTCTTCATCTTCGGCGCCTTCCTCATCTACACGGCCGTGAAATTGGTGGCCGGAGATGATGACGACGAGGAATACCATGAGAACGCCATCATTCGCGCACTGCGCAAAGTGGTAAAAATCACGGACCACTACGACGGCGAGAAGCTGCGCACCACGATCGACGGCAAGAAGTTCTTCACACCCATGCTCATCGTCTTCCTCACGATCGGCACCACCGACGTGATGTTCGCCTTTGATTCCATCCCGGCCATCTTCGGCCTGACGAAGGACCCGTTCATCGTCTTCACCTCCAACGTCTTCGCCCTGCTTGGCCTCCAGCAGCTCTACTTTCTGCTTGGCGCCCTGCTCGACAAGCTCGAGTACCTGCCCTATGGCCTGGCGGTGGTGCTCGGCTTCATCGGCGTGAAGCTCGTGATGGAGGCGCTGCATGGCAACTCGCTGCCCTTCATCAACCACGGCCAGCCGATTCATCAGGTGCCTGAGATTCCCACGTGGGTCTCGCTGGCGGTCATCATCGTGGCCATCGGCACCGCCGCGCTCGCCAGCGTCCTCAAAATGCGCTCGGATGCAGCCAAGGCCAAGTGA